A genome region from Panicum virgatum strain AP13 chromosome 4K, P.virgatum_v5, whole genome shotgun sequence includes the following:
- the LOC120702361 gene encoding transcription factor MYB53-like has protein sequence MGRSPCCDQDAGVKKGPWTPEEDKLLVDYIKDSKGHGSWRRLPKLAGLNRCGKSCRLRWTNYLRPDIKRGRFTDEEEKLIIHLHSILGNKWSSIATKLPGRTDNEIKNYWNTHLRKKLLSMGIDPVTHRPRTDLSLLAGIPNLLTAAAAAQQPPNTCWDINALRLQADAAKYQLLQGLLRALSAPPAVDLMALLAATNNNGGGLVTQPQPAAGVDHQQYDGLLNLPALTSVPPATTLPAAMSSSFSGLLSSSFGGAGSALAGDGLSSTDLGHSGSSNMTAAMAPPPPLVVAAKECNNGGGTSTPCDDTPASSPFEGLENINLDDEFNSDSWKDLLEQMSWLNNPNDQQQLM, from the exons ATGGGGCGGTCACCGTGCTGCGACCAGGACGCCGGCGTGAAGAAGGGGCCCTGGACGCCCGAGGAGGACAAGCTGCTGGTGGACTACATCAAGGACAGCAAGGGCCACGGCAGCTGGCGCCGCCTCCCCAAGCTCGCCGGGCTCAACCGCTGCGGCAAGAGCTGCCGCCTCCGCTGGACCAACTACCTCCGCCCGGACATCAAGCGCGGCCGCTTCACCGACGAGGAGGAGAAGCTCATCATCCACCTCCACTCAATCCTCGGCAACAA GTGGTCTTCCATCGCCACCAAGCTCCCCGGCCGGACGGACAACGAGATAAAGAACTACTGGAACACGCACCTCCGCAAGAAGCTCCTGAGCATGGGCATCGACCCCGTCACGCACCGCCCGCGCACCGAcctcagcctcctcgccggcatcCCCAACCTgctcactgccgccgccgccgcgcagcagcCACCCAACACCTGCTGGGACATCAACGCCCTCCGCCTCCAGGCCGACGCCGCCAAGTACCAGCTCCTCCAGGGCCTCCTCCGCGCGCTTTCCGCCCCTCCCGCCGTCGACCTCATGGCCCTCCTTGCCGCCACCAATAATAATGGAGGCGGGCTCGTCACCCAGCcccagcccgccgccggcgttgaCCACCAGCAGTACGACGGCCTGCTCAACCTGCCGGCCTTGACCAGCGTGCCGCCCGCGACGACGCTACCAGCAGCGatgtcctcctccttctccgggCTGCTCAGCAGCAGCTTCGGCGGCGCCGGGAGCGCTCTCGCCGGGGACGGCCTCAGCTCCACGGACCTCGGCCACAGCGGGAGCAGCAATATGACGGCagcgatggcgccgccgccgcctttggtAGTGGCGGCCAAGGAATGCAATAATGGCGGCGGCACATCGACGCCTTGCGACGACACGCCGGCGTCGAGCCCGTTCGAGGGGCTGGAGAACATCAACCTCGATGACGAATTCAACAGCGACAGTTGGAAGGACTTGCTAGA GCAAATGTCATGGTTGAACAACCCGAATGATCAGCAGCAGCTGATGTGA